A region from the Melanotaenia boesemani isolate fMelBoe1 chromosome 11, fMelBoe1.pri, whole genome shotgun sequence genome encodes:
- the LOC121648606 gene encoding flocculation protein FLO11-like, producing the protein MEGSSIVEGSSIMEGSSIVEGFFIVEGSSIVEGSSIVEGFFIVEGSSIVEGSFIVEGSSIVEGSSIVEGSFIVEGSSIVEGSFIVEGSFIVEGSSIVEGSSIVEGSSIVEGSFIVEGSSIVEGSSIVEGSSIVEGSSIVEGSSIVEGSFIVEGSFIVEGSFIMEGSSIVEGSSIVEGSFIVEGSFIVEGSSIVEGSSIVEGSSILEGSFIVEGSSIVEGSSIVEGSSILEGSFIVEGSSIVEGSSILEGSFILEGSFIMECSKLSGLKP; encoded by the exons ATGGAAGGCTCCTCCATCGTGGAAGGCTCCTCCATCATGGAAG GCTCCTCCATCGTTGAAGGTTTCTTCATCGTGGAAGGCTCCTCCATCGTGGAAGGCTCCTCCATCGTGGAAGGTTTCTTCATCGTGGAAGGCTCCTCCATCGTGGAAGGTTCCTTCATCGTGGAAGGCTCCTCCATCGTTGAAG GCTCCTCCATCGTGGAAGGTTCCTTCATCGTGGAAG GCTCCTCCATCGTGGAAGGTTCCTTCATCGTGGAAGGCTCCTTCATCGTGGAAGGCTCCTCCATCGTGGAAGGCTCCTCCATCGTTGAAGGCTCCTCCATCGTGGAAGGTTCCTTCATCGTAGAAGGCTCCTCCATCGTGGAAGGCTCCTCCATCGTTGAAGGCTCCTCCATCGTGGAAG GCTCCTCCATCGTTGAAGGCTCCTCCATCGTGGAAGGTTCCTTCATCGTGGAAGGTTCCTTCATCGTGGAAGGTTCCTTCATCATGGAAGGCTCCTCCATCGTGGAAG GTTCCTCCATCGTGGAAGGCTCCTTCATCGTGGAAGGTTCCTTCATCGTGGAAGGTTCCTCCATCGTGGAAGGCTCCTCCATTGTGGAAGGCTCCTCCATCCTGGAAGGTTCCTTCATCGTGGAAGGTTCCTCCATCGTGGAAGGCTCCTCCATCGTGGAAGGCTCCTCCATTCTGGAAGGTTCCTTCATCGTGGAAGGTTCTTCCATCGTGGAAGGCTCCTCCATTCTGGAAGGTTCCTTCATCTTGGAAGGCTCCTTCATCATGGAATGTTCTAAGCTCTCTGGACTGAAACCATAA
- the man1b1b gene encoding mannosidase, alpha, class 1B, member 1b, which translates to MYPPSRQDYVSLNLPEPGSGSYNNSKQWRRQSFWRKWKQLSRLQRSLILFTLVLLFICGLASYSTVSKHLRDLTEKKQDSDRSSLLRPIDSHVLPEPANQGRLPLPEQPSQRKLSNKRGPPVLHNRLQNKGNSSEVEEKVADSKKDGGDGGVISWRGAVIDTEQNTDGDNKDVSPSNKDVKVSDKSGSRLEEVQEAFRHAWKGYKDFAWGHDELRPVSKSYSEWFGLGLTLIDALDTMWILGLKEEFEEAKEWVATELSFNKNVDVNLFESTIRILGGLLSTYHLTGDTLFLDKAKDIGSRLMPAFNTQSKIPYSDVNIGKGSAHPPRWTSDSTVAEVTSIQLEFRELSRLTEDPQYQSAVSEVMTQVHKLDGKLDGLVPMFINTNSGQFTHQGIYTLGARADSYYEYLLKQWIQGGKKENQFLEDYLQAVEGIKKNLLQKSSPNGLTFVGELSHGQFSPKMDHLVCFLPGTLALGAHNGLPAEHMELAKQLMETCYQMYVQMETGLSPEIVHFNMHQGSTRDVDVKLADRHNLLRPETVESLFYLYRFTKDQKYQDWGWEILQSFNKFTKVSSGGYTSINNVRDPEYPSPRDKMESFFLGETLKYLYLLFSDDLDLISLDRYVFNTEAHPLPIWSSTG; encoded by the exons ATGTACCCACCGTCCCGACAGGATTATGTCTCTTTAAACCTTCCTGAACCGGGAAGTGGCAGCTACAATAACAGCAAACAGTGGAGGAGGCAGTCCTTCTGGAGG AAATGGAAGCAGTTATCCAGACTGCAGCGGAGCCTCATCCTCTTCACCCTGGTCCTCCTTTTTATTTGTGGACTTGCTTCCTATTCCACTGTGAGCAAACATCTGAGAG AccttacagaaaaaaagcaggacTCGGACAGAAGCAGCCTCCTTCGACCCATCGACTCTCATGTGCTGCCAGAACCTGCCAACCAAGGCCGCCTCCCACTGCCAGAGCAGCCCTCCCAG AGAAAACTATCCAACAAGAGGGGACCTCCTGTTCTCCACAACCGTCTTCAGAACAAGGGAAATAGCTCTGAGGTGGAGGAGAAGGTAGCCGACAGCAAGAAGGATGGAGGAGACGGGGGGGTCATCAG CTGGCGTGGGGCGGTGATCGACACCGAGCAGAACACAGACGGGGACAATAAGGACGTTTCACCCTCCAACAAGGACGTGAAAGTCTCAGACAAGTCTG GCAGTCGGCTGGAGGAGGTGCAGGAAGCGTTCAGACATGCTTGGAAAGGTTATAAAGACTTTGCTTGGGGCCACGACGAGCTGAGGCCCGTTTCCAAGTCATACAGTGAGTGGTTCGGTCTGGGTCTGACGCTCATCGACGCCCTCGATACCATGTGGATTCTTGGGCTTAAAGAAG AGTTTGAAGAGGCTAAGGAGTGGGTGGCCACAGAGCTCTCGTTCAATAAGAACGTGGATGTCAATCTGTTTGAAAGCACCATCCGCATCCTGGGAGGCCTGCTGAGCACCTACCATCTGACTGGAGACACCCTCTTCCTGGACAAAGCT AAAGACATCGGCTCGCGGCTGATGCCGGCCTTCAACACCCAGTCCAAAATCCCCTATTCTGACGTCAACATTGGGAAAGGTTCGGCCCACCCCCCCCGCTGGACCTCAGACAGCACAGTTGCTGAAGTTACAAGCATCCAGCTGGAGTTCAGGGAGCTCAGCCGCCTCACCGAGGACCCCCAGTACCAG TCTGCAGTGTCTGAAGTCATGACACAGGTCCACAagctggatggcaaactggacGGTCTGGTGCCCATGTTCATCAACACAAACAGCGGACAGTTCACCCACCAAGGTATCTACACTCTGGGAGCCAGAGCTGATAGCTACTACGAATACCTGCTGAAACAGTGGATCCAAGGAGGCAAGAAGGAGAACCA ATTCCTGGAGGATTATTTACAAGCAGTGGAGGGTATAAAGAAGAACCTGCTGCAGAAATCTTCACCTAATGGCCTTACTTTTGTTGGAGAGCTCTCACACGGACAGTTCAGCCCTAAAATG gaccacctggtgtGCTTCCTGCCTGGTACTCTGGCGCTGGGAGCCCACAACGGTCTGCCTGCTGAGCACATGGAGCTGGCcaaacagctgatggagacctgCTATCAGATGTATGTCCAGATGGAGACGGGACTCAGTCCAGAGATCGTCCACTTCAATATGCATCAGGGCAGCACCAGAGACGTAGATGTTAAG CTGGCAGACCGACACAACCTCCTACGACCAGAGACTGTGGAGAGCCTCTTCTACCTCTACAGATTCACAAAGGACCAGAAATACCAGGACTGGGGCTGGGAGATCCTCCAGAGCTTCAACAAGTTCACCAAG GTTTCTTCTGGAGGCTACACGTCCATCAACAACGTACGAGATCCGGAGTATCCGAGTCCCAGAGACAAGATGGAGAGCTTCTTCCTGGGAGAGACCCTGAAGTATCTGTACCTGCTGTTCTCAGATGACCTGGACCTGATCAGTCTGGACCGGTATGTGTTCAACACCGAGGCCCACCCGCTGCCCATCTGGTCTTCCACTGGCTAA